One window from the genome of Corvus moneduloides isolate bCorMon1 chromosome 9, bCorMon1.pri, whole genome shotgun sequence encodes:
- the AKNAD1 gene encoding protein AKNAD1 isoform X2: METTKKCKLSDWMKAQMSNSFSDALGRSTDATEEEEDYLVYDGDVGISCEYNNNSDNLNDCTCTKGISGILNLACFEDNKNIKAAVNYETPLQPEEFSSHHRGTRGTTGVSAEMPGSEVCFKKELPVGSSSKPDSKDHVTTSKMSNVLLRHFSRGELLSTCHLIECETIPETSFTESIDDTGSKPEPSEHIKGPLVYEQRAMSSEEYPLEKHKEVKAHDKNENLLNENRSVSKEHILSGCRQEYSQLINETGDTHTFQNMKDERALFRRTVSPCELKYGRGQAHHCLPDFKVPKTPDTINSVPSLERAQPFPILLSKSATVNNILENQNFFNSAEVENQEEMGISELLRQLQMLTHHADIRNHIDHLRFNPKILPQSDFANASIAISSGDIGTPPDVITLRAPVPVQPTHGLLKARLQPATAASALPAAGTIEAQCLNPSNSLPELTLGEKMSQILKDQTEQLTKKVEDFSKHMTQGTFFLQDKKLALNQLKRYLDALERNYLRAREEHHNLQLQNHKDKPISLGEFDPSRRVEGGIFRLGMLLEDIQEQMDGSKGSLSSLLTSYESAQSFCESSVVSSIAYPPERRGTETPFLHKNHEGERSQTTDLIPSTNQLPLESKKCNLCLHINTNIQERKTGTSSLFVQRKPTDLSDTSPSSDSEDFSAYDSYNDSQSKDLVNCEILSHRSLNRRLCGEKKGLRCRCCRGSRYQVKLRNYKESVLSCTLCGKKSSGSSSYSQKRISTQKAQKTKQPSDVVTRLCERWNTNNDGTVLYNSMENSTHHELTCNQVISRCMKSFGAAKICCSSTCGTIILSHQSIPSKKSAQSKSTINIRNRNANDSYANILSSTLDHAIEIANSLKKATERMVQAVSEDLAKVKRKRF, translated from the exons ATGGAGACTACAAAAAAGTGCAAACTGTCAGACTGGATGAAAGCACAAATGAGTAATTCATTTTCAGATGCATTAGGCCGTAGCACAGATGCaactgaagaggaagaagattACTTAGTTTATGATGGAGATGTAGGAATAAGCTGTGAATACAACAATAATTCAGATAATCTGAATGACTGTACTTGTACAAAAGGtatttctggtattttaaaCTTAGCCTGTTTTGAAGAtaacaaaaacataaaagcagcaGTCAATTATGAAACTCCTCTACAGCCTGAAGAATTCTCCAGTCATCACAGAGGCACCAGAGGAACAACTGGAGTTTCAGCTGAAATGCCTGGAAGTGAAGTTTGCTTTAAGAAGGAATTACCTGTTGGTAGTTCTAGTAAACCAGATAGCAAAGATCATGTAACTACCTCCAAGATGTCCAATGTCCTCCTGCGTCACTTTTCTAGGGGAGAGTTACTAAGCACATGCCACTTAATTGAATGTGAGACAATACCAGAGACATCCTTTACTGAAAGTATCGATGACACTGGGAGCAAACCTGAGCCTTCAGAACACATCAAAGGCCCTTTAGTGTATGAACAACGGGCAATGAGCTCTGAGGAGTATCCCTTAGAAAAGCACAAGGAAGTAAAGGCTcatgacaaaaatgaaaacttgttAAATGAAAATAGATCTGTTTCAAAGGAACATATTCTTTCTGGATGCAGACAGGAATATTCACAATTGATTAATGAGACTGGAGATACACACACCTTTCAAAACATGAAAGATGAGAGAGCCCTGTTTAGGAGAACAGTTTCACCTTGTGAGCTCAAATATGGCCGAGGGCAAGCTCACCATTGTCTTCCTGACTTCAAAGTACCAAAAACACCTGACACTATTAACTCAGTTCCTTCACTTGAGAGAGCACAACCCTTTCCTATTTTGCTAAGTAAATCAGCAACTGTGAACAACATTTTGGAAAATCAAAATTTCTTCAATTCTGCTGAAGTAGAGAATCAAGAAGAAATGGGTATTTCAGAACTGCTGCGACAGCTACAG ATGCTGACACACCATGCTGACATCCGGAATCATATTGACCATCTGAGATTTAATCCTAAG ATACTTCCTCAGTCAGACTTTGCAAATGCCAGCATTGCCATTTCCTCAGGAGACATTGGGACACCACCTGATGTCATCACATTACGTGCTCCTGTCCCTGTACAACCTACACATGGTTTGCTTAaagcaa GACTGCAGCCTGCAACAGCAGCATCAGCACTACCAGCAGCTGGTACAATAGAAGCACAGTGTCTAAATCCTTCCAATTCACTGCCAGAACTAACACTAGGAGAAAAGATGTCTCAAATACTAAAGGATCAGACAGAGCAACTGACTAAGAAA GTGGAAGACTTCTCTAAGCATATGACCCAGGGAACATTCTTTTTACAAGACAAAAAGCTg GCATTAAATCAACTGAAAAGATACCTTGATGCcttggaaagaaattatttaagagCTAGAGAAGAGCACCACAACTTACAGCTGCAGAACCACAAGGACAAGCCTATCAGCCTTGGAGAGTTTGATCCTAGCAG AAGGGTGGAAGGAGGAATATTCAGACTTGGCATGCTGCTTGAAGACATTCAAGAACAAATGGATGGCAGCAAAGGCAGCCTGTCATCTTTGCTGACTTCCTATGAATCTGCCCAGTCTTTTTGTGAG AGCTCGGTGGTTTCAAGCATTGCTTATCCTCCAGAAAGAAGAGGTACTGAAACTCCATTTCTTCACAAGAACCATGAGGGAGAAAGAAGTCAGACAACTGATTTAATCCCATCAACAAATCAACTTCctttagaaagcaaaaagtGCAATCTTTGTCTTCACAT aaatacaaacatccaggaaagaaaaactggaaCATCTTCGCTCTTTGTGCAGAGAAAACCAACTGATTTATCAGATACCAGCCCGA GCAGTGATTCAGAAGACTTCTCGGCCTATGACTCTTATAATGATTCACAAAGCAAGGACCTTGTCAACTGTGAAATTCTAAGTCACAGATCATTAAATAGGAGATTATGTGGCGAGAAAAAAG GACTTAGATGCAGATGCTGCAGGGGAAGCAGATATCAAGTAAAACTCAGGAATTACAAAGAGTCTGTTCTGTCTTGTACcctatgtggaaaaaaaagttctggtTCATCCT CTTATTCACAGAAGAGAATCTCCACTCAAAAGgctcaaaaaaccaaacagccaAGTGATGTTGTAACCAGACTTTGTGAAAG ATGGAACACAAATAATGACGGGACTGTGCTTTACAATTCAATGGAAAATTCTACTCACCATGAATTAACTTGCAACCAAGTGATATCAAGGTGTAT GAAATCCTTTGGGGCTGCCAAAATCTGCTGTTCAAGCACATGTGGTACAATTATCCTTTCACATCAATCCATACCCAGCAAGAAATCTGCCCAAAGCAAATCTACAATCAacatcagaaacagaaatgccaATGATTCATATGCAAAT ATTTTAAGTTCTACTCTGGATCATGCCATAGAGATAGCAAACAGTTTGAAGAAAGCTACAGAACGAATGGTACAAGCAGTTTCAGAAGATCTAGctaaagttaaaagaaaacGGTTTTAA
- the AKNAD1 gene encoding protein AKNAD1 isoform X4 — METTKKCKLSDWMKAQMSNSFSDALGRSTDATEEEEDYLVYDGDVGISCEYNNNSDNLNDCTCTKGISGILNLACFEDNKNIKAAVNYETPLQPEEFSSHHRGTRGTTGVSAEMPGSEVCFKKELPVGSSSKPDSKDHVTTSKMSNVLLRHFSRGELLSTCHLIECETIPETSFTESIDDTGSKPEPSEHIKGPLVYEQRAMSSEEYPLEKHKEVKAHDKNENLLNENRSVSKEHILSGCRQEYSQLINETGDTHTFQNMKDERALFRRTVSPCELKYGRGQAHHCLPDFKVPKTPDTINSVPSLERAQPFPILLSKSATVNNILENQNFFNSAEVENQEEMGISELLRQLQMLTHHADIRNHIDHLRFNPKILPQSDFANASIAISSGDIGTPPDVITLRAPVPVQPTHGLLKARLQPATAASALPAAGTIEAQCLNPSNSLPELTLGEKMSQILKDQTEQLTKKVEDFSKHMTQGTFFLQDKKLALNQLKRYLDALERNYLRAREEHHNLQLQNHKDKPISLGEFDPSRRVEGGIFRLGMLLEDIQEQMDGSKGSLSSLLTSYESAQSFCESSVVSSIAYPPERRGTETPFLHKNHEGERSQTTDLIPSTNQLPLESKKCNLCLHINTNIQERKTGTSSLFVQRKPTDLSDTSPSSDSEDFSAYDSYNDSQSKDLVNCEILSHRSLNRRLCGEKKGLRCRCCRGSRYQVKLRNYKESVLSCTLCGKKSSGSSSYSQKRISTQKAQKTKQPSDVVTRLCERKSFGAAKICCSSTCGTIILSHQSIPSKKSAQSKSTINIRNRNANDSYANILSSTLDHAIEIANSLKKATERMVQAVSEDLAKVKRKRF; from the exons ATGGAGACTACAAAAAAGTGCAAACTGTCAGACTGGATGAAAGCACAAATGAGTAATTCATTTTCAGATGCATTAGGCCGTAGCACAGATGCaactgaagaggaagaagattACTTAGTTTATGATGGAGATGTAGGAATAAGCTGTGAATACAACAATAATTCAGATAATCTGAATGACTGTACTTGTACAAAAGGtatttctggtattttaaaCTTAGCCTGTTTTGAAGAtaacaaaaacataaaagcagcaGTCAATTATGAAACTCCTCTACAGCCTGAAGAATTCTCCAGTCATCACAGAGGCACCAGAGGAACAACTGGAGTTTCAGCTGAAATGCCTGGAAGTGAAGTTTGCTTTAAGAAGGAATTACCTGTTGGTAGTTCTAGTAAACCAGATAGCAAAGATCATGTAACTACCTCCAAGATGTCCAATGTCCTCCTGCGTCACTTTTCTAGGGGAGAGTTACTAAGCACATGCCACTTAATTGAATGTGAGACAATACCAGAGACATCCTTTACTGAAAGTATCGATGACACTGGGAGCAAACCTGAGCCTTCAGAACACATCAAAGGCCCTTTAGTGTATGAACAACGGGCAATGAGCTCTGAGGAGTATCCCTTAGAAAAGCACAAGGAAGTAAAGGCTcatgacaaaaatgaaaacttgttAAATGAAAATAGATCTGTTTCAAAGGAACATATTCTTTCTGGATGCAGACAGGAATATTCACAATTGATTAATGAGACTGGAGATACACACACCTTTCAAAACATGAAAGATGAGAGAGCCCTGTTTAGGAGAACAGTTTCACCTTGTGAGCTCAAATATGGCCGAGGGCAAGCTCACCATTGTCTTCCTGACTTCAAAGTACCAAAAACACCTGACACTATTAACTCAGTTCCTTCACTTGAGAGAGCACAACCCTTTCCTATTTTGCTAAGTAAATCAGCAACTGTGAACAACATTTTGGAAAATCAAAATTTCTTCAATTCTGCTGAAGTAGAGAATCAAGAAGAAATGGGTATTTCAGAACTGCTGCGACAGCTACAG ATGCTGACACACCATGCTGACATCCGGAATCATATTGACCATCTGAGATTTAATCCTAAG ATACTTCCTCAGTCAGACTTTGCAAATGCCAGCATTGCCATTTCCTCAGGAGACATTGGGACACCACCTGATGTCATCACATTACGTGCTCCTGTCCCTGTACAACCTACACATGGTTTGCTTAaagcaa GACTGCAGCCTGCAACAGCAGCATCAGCACTACCAGCAGCTGGTACAATAGAAGCACAGTGTCTAAATCCTTCCAATTCACTGCCAGAACTAACACTAGGAGAAAAGATGTCTCAAATACTAAAGGATCAGACAGAGCAACTGACTAAGAAA GTGGAAGACTTCTCTAAGCATATGACCCAGGGAACATTCTTTTTACAAGACAAAAAGCTg GCATTAAATCAACTGAAAAGATACCTTGATGCcttggaaagaaattatttaagagCTAGAGAAGAGCACCACAACTTACAGCTGCAGAACCACAAGGACAAGCCTATCAGCCTTGGAGAGTTTGATCCTAGCAG AAGGGTGGAAGGAGGAATATTCAGACTTGGCATGCTGCTTGAAGACATTCAAGAACAAATGGATGGCAGCAAAGGCAGCCTGTCATCTTTGCTGACTTCCTATGAATCTGCCCAGTCTTTTTGTGAG AGCTCGGTGGTTTCAAGCATTGCTTATCCTCCAGAAAGAAGAGGTACTGAAACTCCATTTCTTCACAAGAACCATGAGGGAGAAAGAAGTCAGACAACTGATTTAATCCCATCAACAAATCAACTTCctttagaaagcaaaaagtGCAATCTTTGTCTTCACAT aaatacaaacatccaggaaagaaaaactggaaCATCTTCGCTCTTTGTGCAGAGAAAACCAACTGATTTATCAGATACCAGCCCGA GCAGTGATTCAGAAGACTTCTCGGCCTATGACTCTTATAATGATTCACAAAGCAAGGACCTTGTCAACTGTGAAATTCTAAGTCACAGATCATTAAATAGGAGATTATGTGGCGAGAAAAAAG GACTTAGATGCAGATGCTGCAGGGGAAGCAGATATCAAGTAAAACTCAGGAATTACAAAGAGTCTGTTCTGTCTTGTACcctatgtggaaaaaaaagttctggtTCATCCT CTTATTCACAGAAGAGAATCTCCACTCAAAAGgctcaaaaaaccaaacagccaAGTGATGTTGTAACCAGACTTTGTGAAAG GAAATCCTTTGGGGCTGCCAAAATCTGCTGTTCAAGCACATGTGGTACAATTATCCTTTCACATCAATCCATACCCAGCAAGAAATCTGCCCAAAGCAAATCTACAATCAacatcagaaacagaaatgccaATGATTCATATGCAAAT ATTTTAAGTTCTACTCTGGATCATGCCATAGAGATAGCAAACAGTTTGAAGAAAGCTACAGAACGAATGGTACAAGCAGTTTCAGAAGATCTAGctaaagttaaaagaaaacGGTTTTAA